In the genome of Desulfofarcimen acetoxidans DSM 771, one region contains:
- a CDS encoding DNA methyltransferase, which produces MPLRPIDYPIEAQTHPAHYLMHKYWARKPHNLVNAYIKHFTGPGDLVLDPFMGSGVTVIEALKLKRRVCGVDINPVAHFIATNTIVPVSLSELQENYTLLSGHIAPVINKFYSTICIHCGKPAIAVSYQWFNGEPREVSYKCSCSSGRKSLTKAFSTADQELLEATERDFAELVNVYDILLPTGELPQNSQINAPGYRVIDLFTRRNLLVLAILKKYIEEIVSEDVRELMRFIFSASLVQASKMILHARGQGPGWKVMGYWVPLDKGSQELNVWHYFSNKYKRVLRGKTETNKLISSTDYCLLQQSSSDLPQLADNSVDYIFTDPPYGGSVPYLEMSALWAAWLGFSLNYREEIVVSKNETYNKSLENYRQMLLAAFSEIYKKLKNGSYMSITFHNKDLRTWRALLYSVREAGFTMVNLVHQPQAKLSSSQGLYHKKRITGDFILNFIKSPSKNIFKPAGLNFEATVLSKTRELLTGQKKVTTDLVYRELVPLFANTGLLDEEEVLQKNLEQILNKHFEQVREIEQTGNRGKELEVYTWK; this is translated from the coding sequence ATGCCTCTTAGACCTATAGACTATCCAATTGAAGCCCAGACTCACCCGGCTCATTACTTGATGCATAAGTATTGGGCCAGGAAGCCCCATAATCTGGTTAACGCGTATATCAAACATTTCACCGGGCCGGGCGATTTAGTGCTGGATCCTTTTATGGGAAGCGGAGTAACAGTAATAGAAGCACTTAAGCTAAAACGTCGAGTATGCGGGGTTGATATAAACCCGGTAGCACATTTTATTGCCACAAATACAATTGTGCCTGTTTCACTGTCTGAACTGCAAGAAAACTATACATTATTGTCCGGTCATATTGCTCCGGTTATTAACAAGTTTTATTCGACCATCTGCATACACTGCGGAAAACCTGCCATTGCTGTTTCCTATCAATGGTTTAACGGAGAACCCAGAGAAGTAAGTTATAAATGCAGCTGCAGCTCCGGGAGAAAGTCCTTAACCAAAGCTTTTTCCACTGCCGATCAGGAGTTGTTGGAAGCTACTGAGAGAGATTTTGCCGAACTGGTTAATGTTTATGATATTTTGCTGCCTACAGGGGAATTACCCCAAAATAGTCAGATTAACGCTCCCGGTTACCGGGTCATAGATTTGTTTACCAGGCGCAATCTTTTGGTGCTGGCCATTTTAAAAAAATATATCGAAGAAATAGTCTCCGAAGATGTCAGAGAGCTTATGCGATTTATTTTTTCCGCTTCTTTAGTGCAAGCATCTAAAATGATATTGCATGCCAGGGGACAGGGCCCCGGGTGGAAGGTAATGGGATACTGGGTTCCGCTTGATAAAGGTTCCCAGGAGTTAAATGTTTGGCATTACTTTTCCAATAAATATAAGCGTGTTTTACGAGGCAAGACTGAAACCAATAAATTAATAAGCTCAACTGATTATTGCCTGCTTCAGCAGAGTTCTTCCGACTTGCCGCAACTGGCTGATAACAGTGTGGACTATATTTTTACCGATCCGCCTTATGGCGGTTCAGTACCTTACCTGGAGATGAGCGCACTCTGGGCAGCCTGGTTAGGTTTTTCCTTGAATTACCGGGAGGAGATTGTTGTCAGCAAAAATGAGACGTACAATAAATCCCTGGAAAACTACCGCCAAATGCTGTTGGCTGCTTTTTCGGAAATATATAAAAAACTTAAAAACGGTTCTTACATGTCTATAACCTTTCATAATAAGGATTTGCGTACCTGGAGGGCCCTGCTTTACAGTGTGCGGGAAGCAGGTTTTACGATGGTTAACCTGGTACACCAGCCTCAGGCCAAACTGTCTTCATCCCAGGGACTTTACCATAAAAAAAGAATCACCGGAGACTTTATCCTGAATTTTATTAAATCACCTTCAAAAAATATATTTAAACCGGCCGGGCTTAATTTTGAGGCAACAGTTCTCAGCAAAACAAGAGAACTGTTGACCGGGCAGAAAAAGGTTACCACTGACTTGGTCTACAGGGAGTTAGTGCCTTTATTTGCTAATACCGGCCTGTTGGACGAAGAAGAAGTACTGCAAAAGAATTTGGAGCAAATACTTAATAAACACTTTGAACAGGTTAGAGAGATAGAACAAACAGGAAATCGTGGTAAGGAGTTAGAGGTGTACACGTGGAAATAA
- a CDS encoding DUF3307 domain-containing protein: MEIITGSNEAAHAALTILFHLSLIFAGHVAGDVLLQMNRLSKLKRKHLWALGLHVFLWTAMICFVLLYLKIFAFWKMLFLYITHFIIDWLKSFFKPTPGSLGGLTKVDVVDQLLHLATLGLVYFF, from the coding sequence GTGGAAATAATAACCGGCAGCAATGAGGCTGCCCATGCCGCGTTAACAATATTATTTCATTTATCGCTAATATTTGCCGGTCACGTTGCGGGTGATGTTTTGCTGCAGATGAACAGGCTTTCCAAATTAAAGAGAAAACATCTTTGGGCACTGGGCTTGCACGTGTTTCTGTGGACTGCCATGATCTGTTTTGTGCTGCTATATTTAAAGATTTTTGCATTCTGGAAAATGCTTTTCCTTTATATTACTCATTTTATTATTGATTGGCTGAAATCTTTTTTTAAGCCTACTCCGGGCAGTTTAGGTGGATTAACCAAAGTAGATGTCGTGGACCAGTTGCTTCACCTGGCAACTCTGGGTCTGGTGTATTTTTTTTAG
- a CDS encoding DNA double-strand break repair nuclease NurA produces the protein MIATKLNEELKKINVELKNRFTGFLSKTELRQKLADNLGNLKELSNLNAEEIVKWTGGRPVAAVDGSVNSVGSVFPYIIYLLQAQAMISDSKNEVLAEIFSPLVPEHYLQLSNLAEELQTLPEQAVMQKKDLVLTELELAAAIRAVQTYHPFLILFDGGFARFERYAFAAWQEYQKLALAGGVLTVGVIEEAKSFGLATALGLSGSNPQVYDRELLFGLLQPGEAFLPDFGNVIKKRGYYTAFARFSQSPQAVACDFLDEQQGQAEQIMNYLYAITPSGSRGIPLLLDIVDAEIKISHKEMEMLAEVCLDSDIREKYLIANRKRRDF, from the coding sequence TTGATTGCAACTAAGCTTAACGAAGAACTGAAAAAGATAAATGTTGAGCTTAAAAACCGCTTCACCGGTTTTTTGTCAAAAACTGAGCTGCGCCAAAAGCTGGCCGATAACCTGGGTAATTTAAAAGAACTGAGCAATCTTAACGCTGAAGAAATAGTAAAATGGACAGGTGGCCGCCCCGTGGCCGCGGTTGATGGCTCCGTAAATTCCGTTGGCTCAGTTTTTCCCTACATAATATATTTGTTGCAAGCCCAAGCCATGATCTCAGACAGCAAAAATGAGGTGCTGGCAGAAATATTTTCTCCCCTGGTGCCTGAGCATTACCTGCAGCTTTCTAATCTGGCGGAAGAATTGCAGACATTGCCCGAGCAAGCAGTAATGCAAAAAAAGGATCTTGTCCTGACTGAGTTGGAATTAGCCGCGGCCATCCGGGCTGTACAAACCTATCACCCATTTTTAATATTATTTGACGGGGGTTTTGCCAGGTTTGAAAGATATGCTTTTGCTGCCTGGCAGGAATACCAAAAGCTGGCCTTGGCCGGCGGAGTGCTGACAGTTGGAGTCATAGAGGAAGCAAAATCCTTCGGTCTGGCAACCGCCCTGGGTTTATCCGGCAGCAATCCGCAGGTTTATGACCGGGAACTATTATTTGGCCTGCTGCAGCCGGGCGAGGCTTTTTTGCCTGACTTTGGGAATGTAATAAAAAAGCGGGGTTATTATACTGCTTTTGCTCGTTTTTCTCAATCTCCTCAGGCTGTAGCCTGTGATTTTCTGGACGAGCAGCAGGGACAGGCAGAACAAATCATGAACTACCTCTATGCGATTACCCCTTCCGGCTCACGGGGCATACCACTGCTGCTGGATATCGTTGATGCAGAAATTAAAATCTCCCATAAGGAAATGGAGATGCTGGCAGAGGTATGCCTGGATTCTGATATCAGGGAAAAATACTTGATAGCTAACAGGAAACGACGAGATTTTTAA
- a CDS encoding ATP-binding protein, with protein MQVVGVTTQQEIFVASRDRKFEINEILLIEDSERSNPCGEVVETQSFNRYIPLSTEHNAIVDEKVILALKAVGYEIDKEEINLAKLRIIGEISTPVSVGSKVRLPDFGEVSDLLLQVKPQQGLTLGEIRGTGSLFSTMPGELQKVLAMYEGNRVALQKSVPFVFNYKAMNEYPHIGIFGGSGSGKSFGLRVVIEEFMKKPVPGLVLDPHYEMDFSRDFPGLKPEQCYNYRDRFLLFSVGREVGVNFEDLDTGALKGLLGAGEQLTEAMDNAVGVLHSRKDSYTSFNSKIKYMMLALEGTEPEGLAGAERKIYEAMLKIKDRVGHLATVRGIAWRLNNLFHEGLFASNTRPIEDALMAGKTAVLRGPLKLLQIYGAYVFDRLYKKRRDYRDACQKGESGDWFPPFVIYTDEAHSFAMKGDRDTLSKRVIKTIAQEGRKYGVNICLATQRPALLDDTVTAQLNTKIIFRTVRSHDIDVIKEETDLGPEESRRLPYLNSGNAFISSAITGRAIPIRFRCASTVSPHGINPFDELAEYFSDHEQTLWSAVRELLPIEEGGEHIFLPLLEKKLGKNITAQEMFALMEKYVAEGKILKEKALFGNKYLLYNK; from the coding sequence ATGCAGGTTGTAGGTGTAACAACTCAGCAGGAGATATTTGTCGCCTCACGTGATAGAAAGTTTGAGATAAATGAAATTTTACTGATTGAAGACAGTGAGAGGAGCAACCCCTGCGGCGAAGTGGTGGAGACTCAGTCCTTTAACAGGTATATTCCCCTGTCCACCGAACATAATGCTATTGTCGATGAGAAGGTAATCCTTGCTTTAAAAGCAGTGGGCTATGAAATAGATAAAGAGGAAATAAACCTGGCCAAGCTGAGGATTATCGGTGAAATCAGCACGCCTGTAAGCGTCGGTTCCAAAGTCAGGCTGCCTGACTTCGGTGAAGTCAGTGATTTATTGCTTCAAGTGAAACCGCAGCAAGGACTGACTTTGGGAGAAATTAGGGGCACGGGCAGTCTTTTTTCCACAATGCCGGGAGAACTGCAAAAGGTCCTGGCCATGTATGAAGGAAACAGGGTTGCCTTGCAGAAATCGGTGCCTTTCGTATTTAATTATAAGGCTATGAATGAATATCCTCATATCGGTATTTTCGGCGGGTCGGGTTCGGGTAAATCCTTTGGGCTCCGGGTAGTAATTGAGGAATTTATGAAAAAGCCTGTTCCCGGCCTGGTTTTAGACCCTCATTATGAAATGGATTTTTCCAGAGATTTTCCTGGTCTGAAGCCGGAACAATGTTATAATTACCGTGACAGGTTTTTACTGTTTTCCGTAGGCCGTGAGGTCGGTGTCAACTTTGAGGACCTGGATACGGGTGCCTTAAAAGGTTTGCTGGGAGCGGGAGAGCAGCTTACGGAGGCAATGGACAACGCTGTAGGGGTTTTGCACAGCAGGAAGGATTCTTACACTTCTTTCAATTCAAAGATCAAATATATGATGCTGGCGCTGGAGGGAACCGAACCTGAGGGATTGGCAGGCGCGGAACGGAAAATATATGAGGCCATGCTAAAAATAAAAGACCGGGTCGGCCACCTGGCCACAGTAAGAGGTATTGCCTGGAGATTAAACAACCTCTTCCATGAGGGTCTTTTTGCCTCTAATACCAGACCGATTGAGGACGCCCTGATGGCCGGTAAAACAGCTGTGCTGAGAGGCCCGCTGAAACTCTTACAGATTTACGGTGCCTATGTCTTTGACCGTCTTTATAAAAAACGCAGAGATTACCGCGATGCCTGCCAGAAAGGGGAGTCAGGCGACTGGTTTCCGCCTTTTGTCATATATACGGACGAAGCTCACTCTTTTGCCATGAAAGGTGACCGGGACACTCTTTCCAAACGGGTGATTAAAACTATAGCCCAGGAAGGCCGCAAATACGGGGTTAATATTTGCCTGGCCACACAGAGGCCGGCTCTGCTGGATGACACGGTGACTGCTCAGTTGAATACCAAAATTATCTTTCGTACCGTGCGCTCCCATGATATAGATGTGATTAAGGAAGAAACTGATTTGGGCCCGGAGGAGAGCCGGCGGCTGCCTTATCTGAACTCGGGCAATGCCTTCATTTCCTCCGCCATTACCGGCCGGGCCATCCCCATCAGGTTCAGGTGTGCTTCTACGGTAAGCCCGCATGGGATCAATCCGTTTGACGAGCTGGCCGAGTATTTTAGCGATCATGAGCAAACCTTATGGTCGGCTGTACGCGAATTGCTCCCTATCGAAGAAGGTGGTGAGCATATTTTTCTACCCTTACTGGAGAAAAAACTGGGTAAAAATATTACGGCTCAAGAGATGTTTGCCTTAATGGAGAAGTACGTGGCGGAAGGTAAAATATTAAAGGAAAAGGCACTATTCGGCAATAAGTATTTGCTCTACAATAAATAA
- a CDS encoding metallophosphoesterase family protein — protein MKFLYMTDTHIRGNSPQGRLDNFPETLARKLSEVVQLANRLEVAALLHGGDLFDTPNPTLAVTGIFTDILKQCRAPVIAVAGNHDLFAYNPATLGRTMLGFLARLGLLKLLQPGERLYFKSPNLTVQLTGQHFHAELDREEPRRGYLTDKKDCDLAVHMVHGMLLQKNIFPGALYTLIEHIAPHTQADFTLCGHAHLGFADTKINERYFINPGAMVRLSAMPEEISRRPQVVLLDFSSAAAKYSKIPLQSALPGEQVLDRSHIDAKVFQEEKLAAFVQSIKAAGEYEISDINDIVNNIAVSKKLPDEVREEALKRLAAVQETLS, from the coding sequence ATGAAGTTTCTCTACATGACTGATACCCATATCAGGGGCAACAGCCCGCAGGGACGGCTGGACAATTTTCCGGAAACACTGGCTCGAAAACTCAGTGAGGTTGTCCAACTGGCCAACCGGCTGGAAGTTGCAGCCCTGCTGCACGGGGGTGATTTGTTTGACACACCTAATCCAACCCTGGCTGTTACGGGTATTTTTACCGATATATTAAAGCAATGCCGCGCGCCGGTGATTGCTGTAGCCGGCAACCACGATCTTTTTGCTTACAACCCGGCAACACTGGGCCGTACTATGCTGGGCTTTCTGGCCAGGCTGGGCTTGCTTAAACTGCTGCAGCCGGGAGAAAGGCTTTACTTCAAATCACCTAATTTAACAGTTCAATTGACAGGGCAGCATTTTCATGCCGAGCTGGACAGGGAAGAACCCCGCCGGGGTTACCTGACAGACAAGAAAGACTGTGATTTGGCCGTTCATATGGTGCACGGCATGCTTTTGCAAAAAAATATATTCCCGGGAGCTTTGTATACTTTGATTGAGCATATAGCCCCTCATACCCAGGCTGACTTTACATTGTGCGGTCATGCACATCTGGGCTTTGCTGATACCAAAATAAACGAGCGCTATTTTATTAATCCCGGCGCCATGGTCAGGCTCAGCGCGATGCCGGAAGAGATTAGCCGCAGGCCTCAAGTTGTTTTGCTGGACTTTTCCTCTGCTGCAGCCAAATACAGCAAGATACCTTTACAATCTGCCCTGCCTGGCGAACAGGTGTTGGACAGATCACACATAGATGCTAAGGTTTTTCAGGAAGAAAAACTGGCCGCTTTTGTGCAAAGCATTAAAGCCGCGGGAGAATATGAAATCTCTGACATTAACGATATTGTCAACAATATAGCCGTCAGTAAAAAGCTGCCGGATGAGGTGAGAGAGGAAGCCTTAAAACGCCTGGCCGCAGTTCAGGAGACTTTAAGCTAA
- a CDS encoding AAA family ATPase, giving the protein MFIKKISLENFQSHASTEIELPPGLTIIVGESDRGKSAIIRALRWVFENEPSGTEFIRAGTRSCRVSVETDEGVVVTRERTPTRNRYIVRYADGREETFEGFRNEIPQEVIAAHGVTKAKLDNDLEVSLNIAPQLDGPFLLTSPGSLKAKAIGRLYRVHLIDAAIRDAAQDISKLSKESAQIESRLSELEQKLAEFEDLPDIEARLKKAGRLMENMNKLTERRNMLLQVQSKLNLLYNEKEQLALTAEKLDRLERASMLCQTAENLTGKKQELSAICRKLNTTTDQLRAVRIMIEATARIEQGQEQFELLSKISLTKADLAVYYGKLNRIKPARRLLAETVRQTEPVPAAIKRRQLLEDSVNVYSSLDTVKKKLKDLKSRQKEYLAVMNQTDNLKLAFVKRDLVSKIEQKYIAMVNIKRLLSELKQEITAENIFVNRTDRLSAIQKQYEQISELTNKLSQLKNYLLQNQKLRERIKKGHEFLQQREAEILLAIEEYSTQLKELGQCPTCFSKLDQFTIEHIVSELK; this is encoded by the coding sequence TTGTTTATTAAAAAAATCAGTCTGGAAAATTTTCAATCACATGCCAGCACGGAAATTGAATTGCCGCCCGGTCTGACTATCATTGTGGGCGAGTCTGACAGGGGCAAATCAGCTATAATCAGAGCCCTGCGTTGGGTTTTTGAAAATGAACCGAGCGGTACGGAGTTTATCCGGGCAGGCACCAGGTCCTGCCGGGTTTCAGTGGAGACAGATGAAGGAGTTGTCGTAACGAGAGAACGTACGCCAACCAGGAACCGTTATATTGTAAGATATGCCGACGGCAGGGAGGAAACCTTTGAAGGTTTCAGAAATGAAATACCGCAGGAAGTTATTGCCGCCCACGGCGTAACCAAAGCGAAACTGGACAATGACCTGGAGGTGTCTTTGAATATTGCTCCCCAGTTAGACGGGCCTTTTTTGTTGACTTCTCCCGGTTCTTTGAAAGCTAAGGCCATAGGCCGCTTATATAGAGTTCACCTGATTGACGCGGCTATCAGAGATGCCGCGCAGGATATTAGCAAACTAAGCAAAGAAAGCGCGCAGATAGAAAGCCGTTTAAGTGAGTTGGAGCAAAAGCTGGCGGAATTTGAGGATTTGCCGGATATTGAAGCCAGGCTGAAAAAAGCCGGCCGGCTAATGGAAAATATGAATAAACTTACGGAACGAAGAAACATGCTGCTGCAGGTGCAGTCTAAACTGAATTTGCTGTATAACGAGAAGGAGCAGCTTGCTTTGACTGCCGAAAAACTCGATCGGTTAGAACGGGCTTCCATGCTCTGTCAAACTGCTGAAAACTTAACCGGTAAAAAACAAGAACTTTCAGCGATCTGCCGGAAATTAAACACAACAACGGACCAATTGCGAGCAGTTCGTATAATGATAGAAGCTACAGCCAGGATAGAACAGGGTCAAGAGCAATTTGAGCTTTTAAGCAAAATATCGTTGACTAAAGCTGATTTGGCTGTTTATTACGGCAAGCTTAACAGGATAAAACCTGCCAGGCGGCTTCTTGCAGAAACTGTCCGGCAAACCGAGCCGGTGCCGGCCGCAATAAAACGCCGGCAATTGCTGGAGGACAGCGTTAATGTCTATAGCAGTTTGGATACTGTAAAAAAGAAATTAAAAGATTTAAAAAGCCGGCAAAAAGAATATCTGGCCGTAATGAACCAAACCGATAACCTTAAACTGGCATTTGTTAAGCGTGATCTGGTCAGCAAGATTGAGCAGAAATATATAGCTATGGTTAATATAAAACGCCTGTTGTCTGAACTCAAACAGGAAATAACAGCAGAAAATATTTTTGTAAACCGGACAGATCGCCTGTCGGCAATTCAAAAGCAGTATGAGCAGATATCAGAACTAACGAATAAGTTGTCTCAGCTAAAAAACTACCTGCTTCAGAACCAAAAGCTAAGGGAAAGGATTAAAAAGGGCCATGAGTTTTTGCAGCAAAGAGAGGCCGAAATACTCTTAGCTATTGAGGAATACAGCACTCAGCTGAAAGAATTAGGCCAGTGTCCCACCTGTTTCAGTAAGTTGGACCAGTTTACTATTGAGCATATTGTCTCGGAATTAAAATAA
- a CDS encoding ATP-binding protein codes for MKDLHGGIKELERYYTSKKTRMEVMLEEKAKLLAREKEIQNKIDLLQQVKLLLQESAGYARELARRQIEAMVTHALQFTFGPELSFKVELTERRGQPEADFYVVSNYGGFEVRNTPQDSRGGGVVDVISLALRISLLHAARPAVPGPLLMDEPGKHLSEQFAPNLARFLKVVSDTGRQVIMVTHNTHLTDAADAVYNVTLEDAKSLVTEIT; via the coding sequence ATGAAAGATTTGCATGGCGGGATTAAAGAACTGGAAAGATACTATACCAGCAAAAAGACCAGGATGGAAGTTATGCTGGAAGAAAAAGCGAAGCTGCTGGCGAGAGAGAAAGAAATACAGAATAAAATTGATTTGTTGCAGCAGGTAAAACTTCTGCTGCAAGAGTCAGCAGGCTACGCCCGCGAATTGGCCCGTCGCCAGATTGAAGCTATGGTAACACACGCTTTGCAATTCACCTTTGGCCCGGAACTGTCCTTTAAAGTGGAATTGACCGAGAGACGCGGCCAGCCCGAAGCAGATTTTTACGTGGTTTCAAACTACGGCGGCTTTGAAGTTAGGAATACACCCCAGGATTCAAGGGGCGGCGGTGTCGTAGATGTTATCTCACTGGCTTTGCGCATCTCCTTGCTGCATGCGGCCCGCCCGGCTGTACCCGGACCTCTTTTAATGGATGAACCGGGCAAACACCTGTCAGAACAGTTTGCTCCCAATCTGGCAAGGTTTTTAAAAGTAGTATCGGATACCGGCAGACAAGTAATCATGGTTACCCATAACACTCATTTAACGGATGCTGCTGATGCAGTCTATAACGTGACCTTAGAGGACGCTAAAAGCCTGGTTACAGAAATTACTTAA
- a CDS encoding 5' nucleotidase, NT5C type, with protein sequence MIKLRRRLGVDIDGVIADTQPVIIEELNKYFAKNYTVQDFINFDPVEKYGINRQELHRFIMERELILIEKARPMPGAITSINRLINKYEINIISARTPVYRQNTLNWFARHNIGFDNVVLTGSHDKRGQVKDTCVELFIEDSLKNAVQISSTGIPVFLFDATYNQGELPPLVYRKFSWTEITGSIDNVTPAK encoded by the coding sequence TTGATTAAACTGAGAAGAAGGTTAGGTGTAGATATTGACGGTGTTATAGCCGATACGCAGCCTGTGATTATTGAGGAATTGAATAAATACTTTGCTAAAAACTATACCGTTCAAGATTTTATAAATTTTGACCCTGTGGAGAAATATGGTATAAACAGGCAGGAACTGCACAGATTTATTATGGAAAGAGAACTTATTTTAATAGAAAAAGCTCGGCCTATGCCAGGTGCAATTACGTCAATCAATAGGTTAATTAACAAATATGAGATTAATATAATATCAGCCCGCACACCTGTCTACCGTCAAAACACGCTGAACTGGTTTGCCAGGCACAATATTGGTTTCGACAATGTTGTGCTTACCGGGAGTCATGATAAACGCGGCCAGGTTAAGGATACCTGCGTGGAGTTATTTATTGAAGATAGCCTGAAGAATGCCGTTCAGATAAGTTCTACCGGAATACCGGTATTTCTTTTTGATGCAACCTATAACCAGGGAGAATTGCCGCCATTGGTGTACAGGAAATTTTCCTGGACTGAAATTACCGGCAGTATAGATAATGTAACTCCTGCTAAATAA
- a CDS encoding CGGC domain-containing protein translates to MANVLIVACNKIRDISCIACLKCFKAAQLKEGEFARYDSVQIAGLSGCGDCPGLVMPKVGLVMEMADYLLQDVDAIHLATCMVRAKNTAACPIDLNDIKAKLEAKYGKPVVIGTHNY, encoded by the coding sequence GTGGCAAATGTTTTAATCGTGGCTTGCAATAAGATCCGTGATATCAGTTGCATAGCCTGTTTGAAGTGTTTTAAAGCTGCTCAACTGAAGGAAGGTGAATTTGCACGGTATGACTCAGTACAAATAGCCGGTCTTAGCGGCTGCGGGGATTGTCCCGGATTGGTTATGCCCAAGGTCGGGTTGGTTATGGAAATGGCTGATTATCTTTTACAAGATGTAGATGCTATTCATCTGGCTACCTGTATGGTGAGAGCAAAAAATACCGCTGCTTGTCCCATTGATCTCAATGATATTAAAGCAAAATTAGAGGCCAAATACGGTAAACCGGTAGTTATCGGTACACATAACTATTAA